CTCACGGGAATGCTCCCCTATGGGATTCGGTCTCGGTCCGGGCAAGCCGGGATGACGATGGGCACGAGGCCCTGGGTCCGGCGGTTCGACTGCCACCGCTCACCCGCGCGCTATCAAGTCGCGGGCATGCGACAGGAGTCGAAGTGATCCGACCTCCCAACGGTACGGTGCCCACCAACGCCGGTCAAACCGACCCCAACAACTGAAAGCCACAGGGTCGAACCTCTCATCGTGCAACGCGAGAAGACGCCGAACCAGCAGGACACGCCGACCGAACCTAGCCGCGCTACCCACTGCTTGTGGACAACCGGTTGAGAGGTGGGACGATGGTTGTTAGCGTCCGTCCCCAGGACGGATCGGGGCACCCGGATCGAGAGCTGCTTCTCGACCGTGATTCCGGGGAAAAGTGGGGATTGCGCCGACTATGTGCCTCAATGCACATGGTGTGGATAACTGTGTGGAGACGCCCTCGACGGGCATTGACTAGAAATGGGGACCGCGGTGGACGACGATCAGGCCGCAACGACCGGCGCCACCTCGACACCTGAAGCCGCAACCGAGACCGATCCATCACTCGACGTCGCCTGGCAGCAGCTCGTCTCTGAGCTGCCGGTCAACGTGAAGGCATGGCTCACCGCGTCTCGACCGGAGACCCTGCACGGCAACACATTGATCGTCTCGGTCCGTGACGACTACACCCGCAGCCAGCTCGAGACGAGACTCCGACCGCGCCTCGAGCAGTCACTCACCCAGATCCTGCAGCGCGACATCCGGCTCGCTGTCACCGTCGACCCCGATCTACCCGTCGACGAACCATCAGAGCAACAAAGCGATATGTCGACAAACCGACAGGTACAACAAGAGCGGTATCCACAGAACGACACTCCCCTGCCACCCGATAAGGCGTCGCATCCACCAGCACCACCGCAGGAGCCGCCCAATCGGCCGAGTACAGACCCGAACAGCGCCGCACAAGCACGACTCAACCCCAAGTACCTCTTCGAGACCTTCGTCATCGGGTCGTCCAACCGATTCGCCCACGCAGCAGCGGTTGCTGTCGCCGAAGCCCCGGGCAAGGCGTATAACCCACTTCTCATCTATGGCGACTCAGGGCTGGGCAAGACACATCTGCTCCACGCGATCGGGCACTACGTGCGCAGTCTCTACAACGGTTCGCGCGTTCGCTACGTCAGCAGCGAGGAGTTCACGAACGACTTCATCAACGCCATCCGCGACGACCGCGCCGCGGCGTTCCAACGCCGCTATCGAGACGTCGACGTGCTCCTGATCGACGACATCCAGTTCCTCGAGGGCAAGATCCAGACCCAAGAGGAGTTCTTCCACACCTTCAACACACTGCACAACGCCAACAAGCAGATCGTCATCAGCTCCGACCGCCCGCCGAAGCGTCTCGAGGCGCTCGAGGACCGACTGCGCAACAGGTTCGAGTGGGGCCTCATCACCGATGTGCAGCCACCAGACCTCGAGACCCGCATCGCCATCCTCCGGAAGAAGGCGGCCACCGAGAAGCTCACCGCTCCATCCGACGTCCTCGAGTTCATCGCGAGCAAGATCCAGACGAACATCCGCGAACTCGAGGGAGCCCTGATCCGAGCGACCGCGTTCGCCAGCCTCAACCGTCAAGAGGTGAACCTCGCACTCGCCGAAATCGTCCTCAAGGACCTCATCCCCGAGGGCGGTGAGCCCGAGATCACCGCGGCGTTGATCATCGCGCAGACGGCCGCGTACTCGGAGTACAGCATCGAAGAGATCTGTGGACCCAACCGGAGCCGAAACCTCGTTCAGGCAAGGCAGATCGCAATGTATCTGTGCCGCGAGCTCACCGATCTCTCCCTACCCAAGATCGGGCAACAGTTCGGCGGCCGCGACCACACCACGGTCATGCACGCAGATCGAAAGATCCGCGAGCTCATGGGCGAACGCCGAAGCGTCTTCAACCAAGTGACCGAGCTGACGAACCGCATCAAACAACAGGCCCGACACTGACCCGATCCCCGCGATCTCCGTTGGTTCTCACCTGTCGAGACCGACCACGTCCGTATCCCACAGCCTGGGGACGAACATGTTGACAAGTCGTGGATTCACGCACAGGACATGTGAACACCCCGCGCCTGCCTGGTGACGACGAACAGCGGTCCACTGCAACTTGTCATTTGTCCGCCGGTCCGTACACATCTCGTCCACGAGCCCGATCACGACGTGACCTCAGCAGACGCCGATTATCCACAGTATCCACAGGCGCTATGGACAACCCGGTACCTAAACAGGATGAAGACAAACCACAACTTCCACTCCGAGCCAGACCTGGGGACAACTCTTCCTTCGCCGCTCCCTGACCGTCCTGTCCTGGTCGCGCATTAGGCTGGTCCCACCTCGCATGGCAGGATGCAATTCCCCAC
The sequence above is drawn from the Nocardioidaceae bacterium SCSIO 66511 genome and encodes:
- the dnaA gene encoding chromosomal replication initiator protein DnaA, with amino-acid sequence MDDDQAATTGATSTPEAATETDPSLDVAWQQLVSELPVNVKAWLTASRPETLHGNTLIVSVRDDYTRSQLETRLRPRLEQSLTQILQRDIRLAVTVDPDLPVDEPSEQQSDMSTNRQVQQERYPQNDTPLPPDKASHPPAPPQEPPNRPSTDPNSAAQARLNPKYLFETFVIGSSNRFAHAAAVAVAEAPGKAYNPLLIYGDSGLGKTHLLHAIGHYVRSLYNGSRVRYVSSEEFTNDFINAIRDDRAAAFQRRYRDVDVLLIDDIQFLEGKIQTQEEFFHTFNTLHNANKQIVISSDRPPKRLEALEDRLRNRFEWGLITDVQPPDLETRIAILRKKAATEKLTAPSDVLEFIASKIQTNIRELEGALIRATAFASLNRQEVNLALAEIVLKDLIPEGGEPEITAALIIAQTAAYSEYSIEEICGPNRSRNLVQARQIAMYLCRELTDLSLPKIGQQFGGRDHTTVMHADRKIRELMGERRSVFNQVTELTNRIKQQARH